One Lycium barbarum isolate Lr01 chromosome 5, ASM1917538v2, whole genome shotgun sequence genomic window carries:
- the LOC132640643 gene encoding AT-rich interactive domain-containing protein 2-like has product MVDYDNVKLLFLEILTIFFKNVSGTLFYRPLPPMLGNGKSIDLFKLYLIVRQNGGYERVCENMLWGLVANNCGFHLSYGLAVKLVYVKYLDVLERWMLRIKKMDKNEVQKCDLSDVELDLKQILAKISDKNVNLGGFDGLNGSSSEKFDGKRNLVKFGESTNLGDFDVGLNEGTGKFDGKNGLVKFGENANLGDFESTEKVDGKRNLVKFGENTNLGDFDDLSGSTIEKFDGKRNLVKITNLGDIDENRSVLHGRDDLLTKSSVVEEDCVSRKRKRESCLDLVKWVGEVAKNPCDTAIGILPDRSKWKDYGNEVVWKRVLLLRDEMLLKRDVVDSCAQYSIRQKMHPSMYDDSSGSGRLRCSQRVLSAKDPLKKRRALLFSVSSSSSHSDEDQVDGATDSSAESEICFWWKQRKKRIPVGPQFQADVPEWIEENYETDPKWLGTQIWPLDKRVKKRTLIDRNPIGKGRKDICGCQSPGSYDCVKLHIFEKRRKVKIDLGSAYYQWKFDSMGEEVALSWSREEERKFQDIVKSNPLSEEKSFWKEIFKFFPNKSRESLVSYYFNVFLLRRRSEQNRTNASNVDSDDDESEYGPRFNCFGRDAKFSIFRSPKKSMSGSEVVHNS; this is encoded by the exons ATGGTAGATTATGATAATGTGAAGCTATTATTCTTGGAAattcttactatatttttcaaaaacgTTAGTGGAACTTTATTTTATAGACCATTACCACCAATGTTAGGTAATGGAAAATCAATTGATTTATTCAAACTTTACTTAATTGTTAGACAAAATGGTGGGTATGAAAGAGTTTGTGAAAATATGTTATGGGGTTTAGTTGCTAATAATTGTGGGTTTCATTTGAGTTATGGTTTAGCTGTTAAGTTGGTTTATGTTAAGTATTTGGATGTATTAGAAAGATGGATGTTAAGAATCAAGAAAATGGATAAAAATGAAGTGCAAAAATGTGATTTGAGTGATGTTGAGTTGGATTTGAAGCAGATTTTAGCGAAAATTTCTGATAAAAATGTGAATTTGGGCGGTTTTGATGGGTTGAATGGAAGTAGTAGTGAGAAATTTGATGGTAAAAGAAATTTGGTGAAATTTGGAGAAAGTACAAATTTGGGTGACTTTGATGTTGGCTTAAATGAAGGTACTGGGAAATTTGATGGTAAAAATGGTTTGGTGAAATTTGGAGAAAATGCAAATTTGGGTGATTTTGAAAGTACTGAGAAAGTTGATGGTAAAAGAAATTTGGTGAAATTTGGAGAAAATACAAATTTGGGTGATTTTGATGACTTGAGTGGAAGTACTATTGAGAAATTTGATGGTAAAAGAAATTTGGTGAAAATTACAAATTTGGGTGATATCGACGAAAATAGGAGTGTTCTGCATGGGAGAGATGACTTGTTAACGAAGTCGAGTGTGGTTGAGGAAGATTGTGTTAGTAGGAAGAGGAAGAGAGAGTCTTGTTTGGATTTGGTGAAGTGGGTTGGTGAAGTTGCAAAGAATCCTTGTGATACTGCAATAGGTATTTTGCCGGATAGGTCTAAGTGGAAGGATTATGGGAATGAAGTAGTGTGGAAGCGGGTTTTGTTGCTGCGCgatgaaatgcttttgaaaagGGACGTGGTGGATTCATGTGCTCAATATTCGATACGGCAG AAGATGCATCCATCTATGTATGATGATAGTTCTGGTTCTGGAAGATTAAGATGCAGCCAGCGAGTCCTATCTGCAAAAGATCCTCTGAAAAAGAGGCGTGCACTGCTGTTTTCTGTGTCATCTTCAAGTTCTCATAGTGATGAGGATCAGGTCGATGGAGCAACCGACTCATCTGCAGAGTCAGAAATTTGTTTTTGGTGGAAGCAGCGCAAAAAGAGAATACCAGTTGGGCCACAGTTTCAAGCAGATGTTCCTGAATGGATTGAGGAGAACTATGAAACTGACCCGAAATGGCTGGGCACCCAAATCTGGCCACTAGACAAACGAGTAAAAAAGAGAACGTTAATTGACAGAAATCCTATTGGGAAAGGAAGGAAAGATATCTGTGGCTGCCAATCTCCAGGTTCTTATGACTGTGTCAAGCTTCATATTTTCGAGAAAAGGAGGAAGGTTAAGATTGATTTAGGATCAGCCTATTATCAGTGGAAATTTGACTCTATGGGTGAAGAAGTTGCACTTTCTTGGtcaagagaagaagaaaggaagtttcagGATATAGTGAAGTCGAACCCTTTGTCTGAGGAGAAGAGTTTCTGGAAGGAGATTTTTAAGTTCTTTCCAAACAAAAGCAGGGAGTCTTTAGTAAGCTACTACTTTAATGTCTTCCTTCTAAGGCGCAGAAGCGAGCAGAATAGGACTAATGCCAGTAATGTtgacagtgatgatgatgaatcAGAATATGGACCTAGATTTAATTGTTTCGGGAGGGATGCTAAGTTCTCCATCTTTCGTTCCCCAAAGAAAAGCATGTCCGGATCGGAGGTAGTACATAACTCTTGA